In Kushneria marisflavi, the following are encoded in one genomic region:
- a CDS encoding tripartite tricarboxylate transporter TctB family protein — MVKTRSDALFHLVLLALAGWFLQQAWHLPANAAGGSLSPAFFPKAISSAIAILLLISMVRGLMAGTLLAREPSDDAATTPRWVPVVGWCAVAVLLVAYAALLEPLGYVISTALFLFSCVALVSVLSRQPGENIAIGRVLMLALFSAVVSVAIFLIFSVGFEIVLPTIGVMGV; from the coding sequence ATGGTTAAAACACGCAGTGATGCGCTTTTCCATCTGGTGCTGCTGGCCCTGGCGGGCTGGTTTCTTCAGCAGGCCTGGCATTTGCCGGCCAATGCCGCGGGGGGGAGTCTCTCCCCCGCATTTTTTCCTAAAGCCATCTCGTCAGCCATTGCGATTTTGCTGCTGATTTCGATGGTTCGCGGTCTGATGGCGGGCACACTGCTGGCGCGTGAGCCCAGCGATGATGCTGCCACAACCCCGAGGTGGGTGCCGGTCGTGGGGTGGTGCGCCGTAGCGGTATTGCTGGTGGCTTATGCTGCACTGCTCGAGCCGCTGGGCTATGTCATTTCCACGGCACTGTTTCTCTTTTCATGTGTGGCACTGGTCAGCGTGTTGTCACGTCAGCCCGGCGAGAACATCGCCATCGGCCGTGTGCTTATGCTGGCACTGTTTTCTGCAGTGGTCTCGGTTGCCATCTTTTTGATCTTCTCGGTGGGGTTTGAAATCGTGCTGCCCACCATCGGCGTGATGGGGGTATGA
- a CDS encoding tripartite tricarboxylate transporter permease: MGDYLEALGLVFQWHVLLVIGGGTLLGLIMGALPGLTAAMAIALLLPLTFGMPPVMGMGMLLGTLCGAIAGGSVSATLLNIPGTPSSVATTLDAFPMARRGEAGRALGICIVSSFIGGIFSAVVLSLLAPPIADFALRFGPAEYFALSVFGLVIIASVSSKSLIKGLVAGLIGLLIATIGTDPVAGVQRYTFHNLSLLTGVNLLPALIGLFAVSQVLKDVVDYFGPERAEHSKNEMDHASPRWLETLRYWKVLASSSVIGTIVGAIPGAGGSIGSFLSYDQAKKMSKTPEKFGTGHPEGIIASESSNNALVGGALIPMLTLGIPGEAATAVLMGGLMIQGISPGPTLFTDNGSIIYGIFIAFFVANIFMLLIQWFGIQIFVKVLQVPRKLLMALILMFCVIGVYAVDADIFNVYLMLGFGVLGYFLNRYDFGTAPVILGLILGPIAESNIRRALLLSGGDWSVLVTRPISLVFLLVSAAFLFFTLWQNRRQTASHS; the protein is encoded by the coding sequence ATGGGAGATTATCTAGAGGCCCTCGGACTGGTCTTTCAGTGGCATGTGCTGCTGGTCATCGGTGGCGGTACGCTGCTGGGGCTGATCATGGGCGCGCTGCCGGGGCTTACGGCCGCCATGGCCATTGCGCTGCTATTGCCACTGACATTTGGCATGCCGCCGGTCATGGGCATGGGCATGCTGCTGGGTACCCTGTGCGGGGCCATCGCCGGTGGTTCGGTGTCGGCAACGCTTTTGAACATTCCCGGTACCCCCTCATCGGTGGCCACGACGCTGGATGCCTTCCCCATGGCGCGCCGGGGTGAGGCAGGCCGGGCGCTGGGCATCTGTATCGTGTCCTCGTTCATCGGCGGTATTTTCAGTGCCGTGGTACTGAGCCTGCTGGCCCCGCCCATTGCCGATTTTGCGCTGCGCTTCGGTCCTGCCGAATATTTTGCGCTGAGTGTGTTCGGGCTGGTCATTATTGCGTCGGTCTCCAGCAAGTCCCTGATCAAGGGCCTGGTGGCTGGTCTGATCGGCTTGCTGATCGCCACGATCGGCACTGACCCGGTGGCCGGTGTCCAGCGCTACACCTTTCATAACCTGTCATTGCTGACCGGCGTCAATCTGCTGCCGGCGCTGATTGGCTTATTTGCCGTCTCCCAGGTGCTCAAGGACGTGGTCGATTATTTCGGTCCCGAACGTGCCGAGCACAGCAAGAATGAGATGGATCATGCCTCACCGCGCTGGCTGGAAACTCTGCGCTACTGGAAGGTGCTGGCCTCAAGCTCGGTGATTGGCACGATCGTTGGCGCCATTCCGGGTGCCGGCGGCAGCATCGGCTCGTTTCTGTCCTATGATCAGGCCAAAAAGATGTCCAAAACGCCGGAAAAATTCGGCACCGGACATCCTGAAGGCATCATTGCTTCCGAATCTTCCAACAATGCGCTGGTGGGCGGTGCGCTGATCCCGATGCTGACGCTGGGCATTCCGGGCGAGGCGGCCACGGCCGTGCTGATGGGCGGGCTGATGATTCAGGGCATCAGCCCCGGGCCGACGCTTTTTACCGATAACGGCTCGATCATCTATGGCATCTTCATTGCTTTCTTTGTCGCCAACATCTTCATGCTGTTGATCCAGTGGTTTGGCATTCAGATCTTTGTCAAGGTGCTGCAGGTACCGCGCAAGCTGTTGATGGCACTGATCCTGATGTTCTGCGTGATCGGGGTGTATGCCGTCGATGCCGACATTTTCAACGTCTATCTGATGCTGGGCTTCGGGGTGCTGGGCTACTTCCTCAACCGTTATGACTTCGGTACTGCGCCGGTCATTCTGGGCCTGATTCTGGGTCCGATCGCCGAGTCCAACATTCGCCGCGCGCTGCTGCTCTCCGGGGGGGACTGGAGCGTACTGGTGACGCGTCCGATCAGCCTGGTGTTCCTGCTGGTCTCTGCAGCCTTCCTGTTTTTCACCCTGTGGCAGAACCGTCGCCAGACGGCGTCCCATTCATAG
- a CDS encoding enolase C-terminal domain-like protein: MSLPTIKRMTIVPVAGHDSFLLNLSGGHAPWFVRCVLILEDNAGNRGVGEIPSSEGILKGLEKCRSLVEGTRLNAWRRTLNNAKKLLAQGGPEERGRQTFDLRVAVHVLTAIESALLDLYGQAVETPLADLLGRMGRQRDEVEALGYLFLLGDPGKTDLPYPKADNPRDDWERLRCQEALTPEAVAELARAAHERYGFRDFKLKGGVLQGEQEADCIRAMHEIFPEARLTLDPNGAWSLEEAIRVLEPIRDILSYAEDPCGQEGSWSGRETMAEFKRRTGLRTATNMIATDFKQLQYAAQMNSVDIPLADCHFWTMQGAVMVGELCDEWGMTWGSHSNNHFDISLAMMTHVAAACPGEITAIDTHWIWQDGQRLTEAPFEIRDGKLTVPKTPGLGVTLDQGKLDEAHALYRSLDVRARNDATAMQYLIDGWAFDPKRPALVR, from the coding sequence ATGTCACTGCCCACCATTAAACGCATGACCATTGTGCCGGTCGCCGGTCATGACAGCTTTCTGCTTAACCTGAGCGGCGGTCATGCGCCCTGGTTTGTGCGCTGTGTGCTGATTCTTGAAGATAACGCCGGTAACCGGGGTGTTGGTGAAATCCCTTCCAGTGAAGGCATTCTGAAAGGGCTTGAGAAGTGCCGCTCGCTGGTGGAAGGCACCCGGCTCAATGCCTGGCGCAGGACACTGAACAATGCCAAAAAACTGCTGGCACAGGGCGGTCCGGAAGAGCGGGGCCGTCAGACCTTTGATCTGCGCGTTGCAGTCCATGTGCTGACGGCCATCGAATCGGCGCTGCTGGATCTCTACGGTCAGGCCGTTGAAACCCCGTTGGCTGATCTGCTGGGTCGCATGGGGCGTCAGCGCGATGAAGTCGAAGCGCTCGGGTATCTCTTTTTGCTGGGTGACCCGGGCAAGACCGATCTTCCCTATCCGAAGGCTGATAATCCTCGCGATGACTGGGAGCGACTACGCTGTCAGGAAGCGCTGACGCCCGAGGCCGTCGCCGAGCTGGCCCGTGCTGCGCACGAACGCTACGGGTTTCGCGACTTCAAGCTGAAAGGGGGCGTGCTGCAAGGTGAGCAGGAAGCCGACTGTATTCGCGCCATGCATGAGATTTTCCCCGAGGCGCGGCTGACGCTGGACCCCAACGGGGCCTGGTCGCTGGAAGAGGCCATTCGGGTGCTCGAACCCATTCGCGACATCTTGAGCTACGCCGAGGACCCCTGTGGCCAGGAAGGTAGCTGGTCGGGTCGCGAAACCATGGCAGAGTTCAAACGCCGCACCGGTCTTCGCACGGCCACCAACATGATTGCTACCGATTTCAAGCAACTGCAGTACGCCGCCCAGATGAATTCGGTCGACATTCCGCTGGCGGATTGCCATTTCTGGACCATGCAGGGCGCGGTCATGGTGGGCGAGCTCTGTGACGAGTGGGGCATGACCTGGGGCTCGCACTCCAACAACCACTTTGATATCTCGCTGGCCATGATGACGCACGTGGCCGCGGCCTGCCCGGGCGAGATTACGGCCATCGATACTCACTGGATCTGGCAGGACGGTCAGCGTCTGACCGAGGCGCCGTTCGAGATTCGTGACGGCAAGCTGACCGTGCCGAAAACGCCCGGACTAGGCGTGACGCTGGATCAGGGCAAGCTGGATGAAGCACATGCGCTTTACCGCTCGCTTGATGTACGCGCGCGCAACGATGCAACCGCCATGCAGTATTTGATCGACGGCTGGGCTTTCGATCCCAAGCGCCCCGCGCTGGTGCGCTGA
- a CDS encoding aldehyde dehydrogenase (NADP(+)), which produces MQLTGELLIGQRAIKGTRDSVQAINPATGEKLEPAYSGGSSNEVEQACALAWQAFDQYRETSLEDRAVFLETVAEEIEAIGDALVERAVAETGLPQGRIQGERGRTCGQLRLFARVIRDGEWLDVRVDPAMPDRQPMPRSDLRQRHIGLGPVVVFGASNFPLAFSVAGGDTASALAAGCPVIVKAHGAHPGTSELVGRAIQKAVSRCNLPEGVFSLLYGSGRDVGTALVADKRIKAAGFTGSRNGGMALWKVAQSRDEPIPFYAEMSSINPVFPLPEALKARGREMGKAFVGSLNMGAGQFCTNPGLVIAIKGEALETFKQAAKEALADANAQTMLTPGISEAYQEGVERLAGHSGITELGRGPVGEGMNACQAGLYATSAQTFLADTELQDEVFGATSLIVECVDSDELATVAEHLEGQLTATLQMDDADLESARPLVRILERKAGRILVNGWPTGVEVSDAMVHGGPFPATSDGRTTSVGTAAIKRFLRPVCYQDLPDALRPEALREANPYQLNRLVDGKREQG; this is translated from the coding sequence ATGCAGCTGACAGGCGAACTTCTTATCGGACAGCGCGCCATCAAGGGCACGCGTGATTCGGTTCAGGCCATCAACCCCGCAACCGGTGAAAAGCTTGAGCCGGCCTATAGCGGTGGCAGCAGCAACGAAGTCGAGCAGGCCTGCGCACTGGCCTGGCAGGCCTTTGATCAGTACCGCGAGACGTCGCTTGAAGACCGCGCCGTATTTCTGGAAACCGTTGCCGAAGAGATCGAGGCGATTGGCGATGCGCTGGTCGAGCGTGCGGTGGCTGAAACCGGCCTGCCGCAGGGGCGCATTCAGGGCGAACGCGGGCGTACCTGCGGTCAATTGAGACTCTTTGCACGCGTTATACGTGACGGGGAGTGGCTGGACGTACGCGTTGACCCGGCCATGCCGGACCGTCAGCCGATGCCGCGTTCCGACCTGCGCCAGCGTCACATTGGTCTGGGCCCGGTGGTGGTCTTTGGTGCCAGCAACTTCCCGCTGGCCTTCTCGGTGGCCGGTGGTGATACGGCGTCCGCGCTGGCAGCCGGCTGTCCGGTGATCGTCAAGGCGCACGGTGCGCACCCGGGAACGTCCGAGCTGGTCGGTCGTGCCATTCAAAAGGCCGTCTCTCGCTGCAACCTGCCGGAAGGCGTCTTTTCCCTGCTGTATGGCTCGGGCCGTGACGTGGGGACGGCGCTGGTGGCTGACAAGCGCATCAAGGCTGCCGGTTTCACCGGTTCTCGAAATGGTGGTATGGCGCTATGGAAAGTGGCGCAGTCGCGCGATGAGCCGATTCCCTTCTACGCCGAGATGAGCAGCATCAATCCGGTCTTCCCGCTGCCCGAGGCGCTCAAGGCACGCGGTCGCGAGATGGGCAAGGCGTTTGTCGGATCTCTGAACATGGGCGCAGGCCAGTTCTGCACCAACCCGGGGCTGGTCATCGCCATCAAGGGCGAGGCGCTTGAGACCTTCAAGCAGGCGGCCAAGGAAGCACTGGCCGATGCCAATGCCCAGACCATGCTCACCCCCGGCATCAGCGAGGCCTATCAGGAAGGCGTTGAGCGTCTGGCCGGGCACAGCGGTATTACCGAGCTGGGTCGCGGACCGGTCGGTGAAGGCATGAATGCCTGCCAGGCCGGTTTGTATGCCACTTCGGCGCAGACCTTCCTGGCCGATACCGAGCTGCAGGATGAAGTGTTCGGGGCCACGTCACTGATCGTTGAGTGTGTGGACAGCGATGAGCTGGCTACCGTTGCCGAACATCTGGAAGGGCAGCTGACGGCCACTCTGCAGATGGACGACGCTGATCTTGAAAGTGCTCGTCCGCTGGTGCGCATTCTCGAGCGCAAGGCCGGTCGCATTCTGGTCAACGGCTGGCCGACCGGTGTTGAAGTCAGCGATGCGATGGTGCATGGCGGGCCTTTCCCGGCCACTTCCGACGGTCGCACCACCTCGGTCGGCACTGCGGCCATCAAGCGATTTTTGCGTCCGGTCTGCTATCAGGATTTGCCGGATGCATTGCGTCCCGAAGCGCTTCGTGAGGCCAATCCATACCAGCTCAACCGTCTGGTGGATGGCAAGCGCGAACAGGGGTAA
- a CDS encoding FadR/GntR family transcriptional regulator encodes MKTLKIERITQQGSLSAQIARQLEASIANGQIAVGDKLPTESELCDMFGVSRTAVREAIAHLRSLGLIETRRGIGTRVIQTRQAAPSPARRISAHTVEDILHVLELRLTLEPRAAALAAERHDEEDVQRLESAHAAFMEAVKQGRQARHEDYQFHHALIEATHNPFFMAFYEPLSQEAIPRARLVDHELNVEAARRYLEMVAGEHQAILDAVLSRDPERAEQAVRQHFSRARQTYSAYR; translated from the coding sequence ATGAAGACGCTCAAAATCGAACGCATTACCCAGCAGGGCAGCCTGTCGGCACAGATTGCCCGGCAGCTGGAGGCCTCGATCGCCAACGGACAGATTGCGGTGGGTGACAAGCTGCCCACGGAGAGCGAACTGTGCGATATGTTTGGCGTCAGCCGCACCGCCGTGCGCGAAGCGATCGCTCATCTGCGCTCTCTGGGGCTGATCGAAACGAGACGAGGGATCGGGACGCGTGTGATTCAGACACGTCAGGCAGCACCGTCGCCTGCCCGGCGCATCAGTGCGCACACGGTAGAAGACATTTTGCATGTGCTGGAGCTTCGCCTGACGCTTGAACCGCGGGCCGCGGCACTGGCGGCAGAGCGTCATGATGAGGAAGATGTTCAGCGTCTTGAAAGTGCCCATGCCGCTTTCATGGAGGCGGTAAAGCAGGGCAGACAGGCCCGTCATGAGGATTATCAGTTTCATCATGCCCTGATCGAGGCGACACATAATCCCTTTTTCATGGCCTTTTATGAACCACTGAGTCAGGAAGCGATCCCTCGTGCCCGCCTGGTGGATCACGAATTGAACGTTGAGGCGGCGCGGCGCTATCTGGAAATGGTGGCGGGAGAGCATCAGGCCATCCTGGACGCCGTATTGTCACGTGATCCCGAACGGGCCGAGCAGGCGGTCAGGCAGCACTTTTCCCGCGCTCGACAAACCTACAGCGCCTACCGCTAA
- a CDS encoding GntR family transcriptional regulator translates to MGESLLNESPGRRVPQAQRLRDLLEDAIVEGHYAPGDRLDPEALARQYECSRTPIREALAHLAASGMVKVAPKRGTFVARLSVTELVERFEVMAELEGMCGRLAARRMNAETLSALQRAQAACRQFMLEGDVNGYYYENGEFHRLIYEGSRNAFLAQEARRLHAMLKPYRRLQLHARQRLESSWCEHERIVAALIAGDADTAQRELKAHVLLQGERFNDLVASVRHLDQPQT, encoded by the coding sequence ATGGGAGAAAGTCTATTGAATGAAAGTCCAGGAAGGCGTGTCCCCCAGGCGCAGCGACTTCGTGACCTGCTGGAAGATGCCATTGTCGAGGGCCACTATGCCCCGGGCGATCGCCTCGACCCGGAAGCGCTGGCCCGACAGTATGAGTGTTCGCGCACGCCCATCCGCGAGGCACTGGCGCATCTGGCAGCCTCGGGCATGGTGAAGGTGGCGCCCAAGCGCGGCACCTTTGTGGCCCGTTTGAGCGTGACCGAACTGGTCGAACGCTTTGAAGTCATGGCAGAGCTTGAGGGCATGTGCGGCCGGCTGGCGGCTCGGCGCATGAATGCCGAGACGCTTTCGGCACTGCAACGGGCGCAGGCGGCGTGTCGTCAGTTCATGCTCGAAGGGGATGTCAACGGCTACTACTACGAAAACGGCGAGTTTCACCGCCTGATTTATGAAGGCAGCCGTAACGCCTTTCTGGCCCAGGAAGCCAGACGTCTGCATGCCATGCTGAAACCCTACCGACGCCTGCAGCTGCATGCCCGACAGCGACTGGAAAGTTCATGGTGCGAGCACGAACGCATTGTGGCTGCCCTGATCGCCGGCGATGCCGACACCGCCCAGCGTGAGCTGAAAGCGCACGTGCTGCTGCAGGGCGAGCGCTTTAATGATCTGGTCGCCTCGGTGCGGCATCTGGACCAACCGCAGACCTGA
- a CDS encoding malonyl-CoA decarboxylase: MNFLQELLSNIERRTRERFRSTGGDSDDKKASLSQLASSCETLMQRGGEASQILIAQQALTRYRGLDDADRLAFFEMLAEHYAADSDDIHKAYRAWSEREDNANLQKLFAACEPRRQHLLRRLNLCPGGTYELVSMRADLLRYMKTNPELAPLDDDFAHLFASWFNRGFLMLESIGWNTPAAVLEKIIRYEAVHAIQDWSDLRRRLDPGDRRCYAFFHPATGDEPLIFVEVALCKGIPDNIQTILSGGEEVAPGEADTAAFYSISNCQSGLKGISFGNFLIKQVVQELKKDLPGLVNFVTLSPVPGFAGWMDAQRKEGELPDDDEICTALDRGNWLNDKAERQRLAPELRGLAAHYLLEARNPRGQPLDPVARFHLGNGASLHRINWPGDTSEKGCQQAHGLMVNYLYELDRIEQNHEAFSREGTVVCASDIRRQARLGRKRLASRDNV, encoded by the coding sequence ATGAATTTTCTCCAGGAGCTGCTATCGAACATCGAGCGCCGCACCCGAGAACGGTTTCGAAGTACCGGCGGTGACAGCGATGACAAGAAGGCGAGCCTGTCGCAGCTGGCTTCCAGTTGTGAAACCCTCATGCAGCGCGGTGGGGAAGCCTCCCAGATCCTGATTGCCCAGCAGGCACTGACACGCTATCGCGGTCTTGATGATGCCGACCGGCTGGCCTTTTTTGAAATGCTTGCCGAGCACTACGCCGCTGACAGCGACGACATCCACAAGGCTTATCGAGCGTGGAGCGAGCGCGAGGACAACGCCAATCTCCAGAAGCTTTTCGCGGCCTGTGAACCGCGCCGTCAGCACCTGCTGCGTCGACTCAATCTCTGCCCGGGCGGCACCTATGAACTGGTGTCCATGCGCGCCGACCTGCTGCGCTATATGAAAACCAATCCCGAACTGGCTCCGCTCGATGATGACTTCGCCCACCTGTTCGCTTCCTGGTTCAACCGCGGCTTTTTGATGCTGGAAAGCATCGGCTGGAACACGCCGGCGGCAGTGCTTGAAAAGATCATTCGCTATGAAGCGGTACACGCCATTCAGGACTGGTCGGACCTGCGCCGCCGCCTCGATCCGGGCGATCGTCGCTGCTACGCCTTCTTTCACCCGGCCACCGGCGATGAGCCGCTGATCTTTGTTGAGGTGGCACTGTGCAAGGGCATACCCGATAACATTCAGACCATTCTCAGCGGTGGTGAAGAGGTGGCGCCGGGCGAGGCCGACACGGCCGCCTTCTACAGCATCAGCAACTGTCAGAGCGGTCTCAAGGGCATCTCGTTTGGCAATTTCCTGATCAAGCAGGTGGTGCAGGAGCTCAAGAAGGACCTGCCGGGGCTGGTCAACTTCGTCACGCTCTCACCGGTACCAGGTTTTGCCGGATGGATGGACGCCCAGCGCAAGGAGGGCGAGCTTCCTGATGATGATGAGATCTGCACGGCGCTTGATCGCGGCAACTGGCTCAACGACAAGGCCGAGCGCCAGCGTCTGGCACCGGAGCTGCGCGGACTGGCGGCGCATTATCTGCTGGAGGCACGCAATCCCCGAGGCCAGCCGCTGGACCCGGTGGCGCGCTTTCATCTGGGCAATGGTGCCAGCCTGCATCGCATCAACTGGCCCGGTGATACTTCCGAAAAGGGGTGCCAGCAGGCGCACGGCCTGATGGTCAATTATCTCTACGAGCTGGATCGCATCGAACAGAACCATGAGGCCTTCAGTCGAGAGGGCACGGTGGTCTGCGCCAGCGATATTCGTCGTCAGGCCCGGTTGGGTCGCAAGCGCCTCGCCTCGCGCGACAACGTTTGA
- a CDS encoding malonate--CoA ligase has translation MNHNLYLQFYPHFERQPDKVLIDTPQGGQYRYADVLACSRRLASVLQSLGVTPGDRVVVQVDKSPQALMLYLAALQVGAAWLPLNTAYTEAEIEYFLTDAEPRVYICRPEDLVQAQALASRCGVAHVESLGVEGEGSLMERADAALEETRIAEVGRDDLASILYTSGTTGRSKGAMLTHGNLAANSQALVETWQFSDTDHLLHALPIFHTHGLFVACNVTLTVGASMTLLPRLDIEQLLDLMPRATVLMGVPTFYTRLLTSPRLDRERTANMRLFISGSAPLLADTHREFSERTGHAILERYGMTETNMNTSNPYDGERRPGTVGMALPGSEVRITDRDTGKPLPDGETGLVEVRGPNVFKGYWRMPEKTREEFRDDGFFITGDLGLIDDKGYLNIVGRDKDLVISGGYNVYPKEIEQWIDELPEVSESAVIGVQHPDLGEGVTAAVVLREGAQLDEDQVLAALKDKLARYKQPGRVFFIDALPRNVMGKVQKNVLRERYADTYQTMASAQH, from the coding sequence ATGAACCATAACCTTTATCTGCAGTTCTACCCCCATTTCGAGCGCCAGCCTGACAAGGTGCTGATCGATACCCCACAGGGGGGACAATATCGCTACGCCGACGTGCTGGCCTGCTCGCGTCGTCTGGCCAGCGTTTTGCAGTCTCTGGGCGTGACGCCGGGCGACCGCGTGGTGGTTCAGGTCGACAAGAGCCCGCAGGCGCTGATGCTGTACCTGGCGGCCCTGCAGGTCGGCGCGGCGTGGCTGCCGCTCAATACGGCCTATACCGAGGCCGAGATCGAATACTTCCTGACCGATGCCGAACCGCGGGTCTATATCTGCCGGCCGGAGGATCTGGTACAGGCGCAGGCACTTGCCAGCCGCTGTGGCGTGGCGCACGTCGAGAGTCTGGGCGTTGAAGGCGAGGGTAGCCTGATGGAGCGGGCCGACGCAGCGCTTGAAGAAACGCGGATTGCCGAGGTGGGCCGGGATGATCTGGCCTCGATTCTGTATACCTCCGGCACCACCGGACGCTCCAAGGGCGCCATGCTGACCCACGGCAATCTGGCGGCCAACAGCCAGGCGCTGGTCGAGACCTGGCAGTTCTCTGATACCGATCACCTGCTGCATGCGCTGCCGATCTTTCATACCCACGGCCTTTTTGTGGCCTGCAACGTCACGCTGACCGTAGGGGCGTCGATGACGCTGCTGCCGCGACTGGACATCGAGCAGCTGCTGGATCTGATGCCGCGCGCCACGGTACTGATGGGCGTGCCGACCTTCTATACGCGATTGCTGACCAGCCCACGGCTGGATCGCGAGCGCACCGCCAACATGCGGCTTTTCATTTCCGGTTCGGCGCCACTGCTGGCTGACACCCATCGCGAGTTTTCCGAGCGCACCGGTCACGCCATCCTGGAGCGCTACGGCATGACTGAAACCAACATGAACACCTCCAATCCCTATGACGGCGAGCGTCGCCCCGGAACGGTCGGCATGGCGCTGCCCGGCAGTGAGGTGCGTATCACCGACCGCGATACCGGCAAGCCGCTGCCTGATGGTGAGACCGGGCTGGTCGAAGTGCGCGGCCCGAACGTCTTCAAGGGCTACTGGCGTATGCCGGAAAAGACCCGCGAGGAGTTCCGCGACGATGGCTTTTTCATTACCGGTGACCTGGGCCTGATCGATGACAAGGGCTATCTCAATATTGTTGGACGCGACAAGGACCTGGTGATCTCCGGCGGCTACAACGTTTACCCGAAAGAGATCGAGCAGTGGATCGACGAGCTGCCCGAAGTATCGGAGTCGGCGGTCATCGGCGTGCAGCATCCGGACCTGGGCGAAGGCGTGACCGCCGCCGTAGTGCTGCGGGAAGGGGCTCAGCTCGATGAGGATCAGGTGCTGGCGGCCCTCAAGGACAAGCTGGCCCGCTACAAGCAGCCCGGGCGCGTGTTCTTCATTGATGCGCTACCGCGCAACGTGATGGGCAAGGTGCAAAAGAACGTACTGCGCGAGCGCTACGCCGATACCTATCAGACCATGGCGAGCGCCCAGCACTAG
- the madL gene encoding malonate transporter subunit MadL, producing the protein MVIYGVALLAGCMLVGLIIGDVLGQLLGIDANLGGVGIAMLLLIFVTGYLKSHDHLPESTESGINFWNAMYIPIVVAMAASQNVAAAFSGGMVAILAGALAVVLGLAMVPLLTGKRVEDATPLDARPVSTAQGRTH; encoded by the coding sequence ATGGTGATTTATGGCGTGGCACTGCTGGCCGGCTGCATGCTGGTCGGTCTGATTATTGGAGATGTGCTGGGGCAACTGCTGGGCATTGATGCCAATCTGGGCGGCGTGGGGATCGCCATGCTGCTGCTGATTTTCGTGACGGGCTATCTGAAGTCGCACGATCACCTGCCGGAAAGCACCGAAAGCGGCATCAACTTCTGGAACGCGATGTATATCCCCATCGTGGTGGCCATGGCGGCCAGTCAAAACGTGGCGGCGGCGTTCAGTGGCGGCATGGTGGCCATTCTGGCCGGCGCTCTGGCGGTCGTACTGGGGCTTGCGATGGTACCGCTTCTGACCGGGAAACGCGTGGAAGACGCCACCCCTCTGGATGCCCGGCCGGTATCGACGGCACAGGGTCGCACGCACTGA
- the madM gene encoding malonate transporter subunit MadM — MNDSIMSLLDKYHLIAAFAVIGLTMFVSHWMSRHLTANRLHGSAIAILIGLALAYFGGIYTGGSHGLADVSMFTGLGLMGGGMLRDLAIIATAYGVRFSEIKKAGVRGLIALFAGVLVSFLAGAVVAVGFGYTSAVDITTIAAGAVTYIVGPVTGATLGASSEVVALSIAAGLVKSILTMIVTPLVARMIGLDNPRSAMIFGGLIGTTSGVAAGLAATDARLVPYGAMTATFYTGLGILLAPTVLFLGVRMFF, encoded by the coding sequence ATGAACGATTCCATCATGTCACTGCTGGACAAGTATCACCTGATTGCGGCCTTTGCCGTGATCGGCCTGACCATGTTCGTTTCACACTGGATGAGCCGACATCTCACCGCCAACCGATTGCATGGTTCGGCGATCGCCATTCTGATCGGCCTGGCGCTGGCCTACTTTGGCGGTATCTACACCGGCGGCAGCCACGGGCTGGCGGATGTCTCGATGTTTACGGGGCTGGGCCTGATGGGCGGCGGGATGCTGCGCGATCTCGCGATCATCGCCACCGCCTATGGGGTACGCTTTTCCGAAATCAAAAAGGCCGGCGTGCGCGGGCTGATTGCACTCTTCGCCGGGGTACTGGTGTCCTTTCTGGCAGGCGCCGTGGTGGCGGTGGGCTTTGGCTATACCAGTGCCGTGGACATCACCACCATTGCCGCTGGTGCGGTCACCTATATCGTGGGGCCGGTGACCGGGGCCACGCTGGGCGCCAGTTCGGAAGTCGTGGCACTCTCGATTGCCGCGGGTCTGGTTAAATCAATCCTGACCATGATTGTCACGCCGCTGGTGGCGCGCATGATTGGTCTGGACAACCCGCGCTCGGCGATGATCTTTGGCGGACTGATCGGCACGACCAGTGGCGTGGCAGCGGGGCTTGCCGCCACCGATGCACGGCTGGTGCCCTACGGTGCCATGACGGCCACCTTCTACACCGGGCTCGGTATTCTACTGGCGCCCACGGTGCTCTTTCTGGGCGTGAGGATGTTCTTCTAA